One window of the Micropterus dolomieu isolate WLL.071019.BEF.003 ecotype Adirondacks linkage group LG08, ASM2129224v1, whole genome shotgun sequence genome contains the following:
- the LOC123974609 gene encoding polymeric immunoglobulin receptor-like, protein MKVRHTLICFFFLSLQDGNTGLTNAQITSVHTGTEGGDITVTCPFSSPGSSMFFCKRECKPEDILIHTTGVRDQRGRYSITYEGGYSLYSKYVFVSIIQLTKSDSGLYSCGLGGSSIKFEIIVVDALLDGSPPEDKSLYTRAGGNIVVGCSFTVSGSKKYFCKEECEEKDILVETTGYTAERGRYSIRYTQRSLTDVSVYVSITQLTESDSGRYRCGLDRPLSPDPYWEFEIIVTDGWASTSTSMLLYAVLIPVIIVILSGLTLIIICIQRNTRPEGEATVNSYTATTTSETSHFSSKMTFQSGD, encoded by the exons ATGAAAGTCCGTCACACTTTGatctgcttcttcttcctct CTCTGCAGGATGGAAACACTGGTCTCACCAATGCCCAGATCACATCTGTCCATACAGGAACTGAAGGAGGAGATATCACAGTTACATGCCCCTTTTCTTCACCTGGAAGCTCGATgttcttttgcaagagagaatGTAAACCAGAGGACATCCTCATTCACACAACTGGTGTCAGAGATCAGAGAGGCAGATACAGCATCACATATGAAGGAGGATATTCTTTATAttctaaatatgtttttgtgagCATCATACAGCTGACCAAGTCTGACTCAGGACTGTACAGCTGTGGTCTGGGTGGATCAAGCATCAAGTTTGAAATCATTGTTGTAGATG CACTGCTGGATGGAAGTCCTCCTGAAGACAAATCCCTCTATACAAGAGCTGGAGGAAATATTGTAGTTGGATGCTCCTTTACTGTCTCTGGAAGCAAGAAGTACTTCTGCAAGGAAGAATGTGAAGAGAAAGACATTCTTGTTGAAACAACTGGTTACACAGCTGAGAGAGGCAGATACAGCATCAGATATACACAACGATCTCTGACAGATGTATCTGTGTATGTGAGCATCACACAGCTGACCGAGTCTGACTCAGGACGGTACAGGTGTGGTCTGGACAGACCTTTATCACCAGATCCCTACTGGGAGTTTGAGATCATTGTCACAGATG GTTGggcctccacctccacctccatgCTGCTGTATGCTGTTCTGATTCCTGTCATCATCGTCATCCTCTCAGGGTTGACACTGATTATAATCTGTATTCAGAGGAACACAAGACCTGAGGGTGAGGCAACAGTAAACTCttacacagcaacaacaacaagtgaAACTTCCCATTTCTCATCAAAAATGACATTTCAGTCAGGAGACTGA